Genomic window (Ostrea edulis chromosome 9, xbOstEdul1.1, whole genome shotgun sequence):
AATGTTATCAGAGCCCTTCACTACATCAATGATCATCTCCTGGATCAAGCATCCTAATGAGGACACCTTCCAACTCCAGATGGAGGATGAATCGACAGTAAGATGGCAACTCTCTTCCTCACTGAGACTTTTCTTATAAATACTGCAGCATGTGTACTTATGTTTGCATATTCAAATTAAGCACGGTTGTGCACTATCATTATAAAATGAGTTGGATGTTTTTAGATACTTACCCTTATTTTAGGTGTTGATCATGAATCAAGGCAATATTATGACTGCACCAAAATATAAAATGCTGTTAAGATGTGTATACCTGCAAGTATATCATGCATATTAAACACTGTGTTTAGAAAGAACACTGACACATCAAAACTGTTCATCAATGAATAACAACATGAAATATCGTAGATATGAGATGCACATTTTTGTAGGTTTTGTTTTACACTAGGGTTAGTATTGAAAGTTTGAGTCTGCGTTTTACAGGGTCATGGTTTTATCGCTGTTTACAATGGACCAAATTTATCTTATAAAGTCAAGAACCTGATGAGGAACACAGAATATAAATTTAGAGTAAGTATCGCTGCACAGTTGTAATTATTGATAAGTGCCTTCCTGGAATAAAAGAAATTAGTCTGATAGAGATCTCGTTGTTTTCTACTTACAGCTGGCAGCCTTCAATGATGAGGGACAGAGTAAATGGAGTGAGACGGTAGTGTATAGAACAAAGCCAGACCGGCCAGCCCCGCCCCCTAAACCACAGATCAAGGGCAAAATACATGCCTACAACTTTAGGGTTGTTTGGGGTAAGTTGTGGCTAAGTTGTGCAAATTAAATTCAATATACAGTGTTTTAAGGTTGTAATTGTAGCTAATGGATTGACTTCTTTTCTCTCTCAGAGCCACCAAAAGACCATGGAGGGGCAGAAATAACCAAATACATTGTTGAAATTGATGATGGAAGAGGTAAGcatcataaaagaaaaaaaacccaaaaaaccatAATCCATGAAGTTTTTTGAAATAGCAAAAAATTCACAATTACATTTAATCAGTTTATGAACATTGAATCAGAATAAACTCTTCCCAGTGACAAATACATATGCCATTTTTCTTAACACATACATACAATTTCAATTTCTGTTAATGCTATCAGGAGGTGGAGGTTAGTAATATGTGGTCTTTTTATATGTTGTGAATTTTagttttaaatgcattttatttggGGTGTCAAATCTTTAAATTCTTTACCATTACACTGATATACAGTAAATGGCTTTTACTTTGTGATCTTCATCTTCGTGATCTTGTTATAAGGGAGGTATTATAAGGTTTGATTTGTAAGATCACTACATATTTACACAAAATTATTCACAGGAACCTTATTTTCACGTTAACACAGCTTTGTAGAATCTTGCAAACATAAAGTTCTTGGGACTTAAAAAAGTGATTTTCCCACATTGTATAGTGAATGGGATGCATGTTCATTGTATAGTCATGTGTATGTATAGATCTGTTTCATAGATGTTAAACAATGGATATATATGAGTAATCACAGAAATGTATATGAATTTAGGGAAATAGTGATATTCACttgcactttttttttttttttaaattttactgaAATGGAAgaaattgtataattttgaaTGAAGTGATTTGTGACTGGTGTGCTTGGTATGTTGTAGGTTATGAGACACTGTATGAAGGCTCTGAGAGAGAACATGTCTGTGATCGCTTGACTCCTGGCCAGATGTACATGGTCCGAGTTGCCTGCTGCAATGTGGCTGGAAGGAGTGAGGTCAGTCCTGTCACCATAATTCTCTTCTCTTTATccaaatgattttatatataatttttaagttACCTGAGTGACTTGgttgacctattgctattggtctgcatccGTTATCGTCCgtcatgcattaacaattgaacatttttaactgcttcttgataactacaatgccgatttttttttttcaaatttggtatgaagaatctttgggacatgaattgtaaatctcaggactcctgcacccctgggaccttaggGATAGAgtaaaaactgtcaaaaattgaccaagttttaaaatctgtacaatttcacatctgtaaggaaaacaaaatgcatagtcatgtgtAAAGCAGTGTAGcctctacctaaattgtaaatttcataatctccagggtagaggttccaactccagggtgggaccaaacttggcatatagtgtttatttgtaaaacatttaaatgacatattctttaatgctatttaGACTAACTTGAAAGTAATTGGATATCTAGAAGGAGCCCTTTatgtctttcatcagtataggcactttaGAGGGCATTTGTGTATTAAGAACACGTTTTGTACTGCTGcagaatattagaatttagcttgaCTTACTTGACTTAATCCCTGGGGAACATAGGGTCGCatgaatttagcttagatatgcagattaggaaaattattatagatctCATAGACATTGGGGCTAGTgatcaggtgaccgataaggcctgtgggcatcttattaaaaattcatattgaaatccacaaattttaattttctatttctGCAAGTTCAGTGCAAAACAGTACCAAGGATAGAATGTTGTCtttgatatattctaaattTCTATGAACAGTAATACAGAAATCCCTGTTGCTAACTTTCAGTTTTCTGAGCCATGTGGTGCTACAACACAAGCTGTTGTGCCAGGTCAATGCCAAGCACCAAAGGTACAGGGCAAGCCAAAAGCAACATCATTACATTTACGATGGGGTATGTGgtcatttatattcatttagtttttaGATTATGTTAATTTTTGAGATTGGTTGCATAAAGGGACATAATGAATTAAGAATACGGAGTAGTAAGAAATTGTATTTGCTCTTTGTATAGCATGTCCAGAATATGAAGGCGGGGCTGCAGTGTCAGAATATGCAGTCCAAATGGTGACCCCTGACAATGCTTGTCGGGAGGTCTACAAAGGGAGGGACCTGGACTGCATTGTGGCAGGTTTGTCACCAGGCAGGCCTTACTTATTTCAAGTTCGAGCTTTCAACAGAGTAGGGGTAAGTTTGCTTGTAGATCTTTGCATGTTAGGCTTGCTTTGCTTCtctttttgaatttatttttgtataggggtaaaaaaaaaaattgtgttctctgtaattcagtattttttttttgtatttaaaaaataattttattattgcaAAAATAGTAAACTTAATCAACACagaatttatcatatttttattaataCTGTGAATCCTTAATATTTACTGATTAATATTTTgttgtgaaaaataaatttgtatatatatatatatatatataaggtattgatattttgttatgaAAAATGAATTTGTATATTATGTATTCTATTGTAGGGAGGAGGTTGGTCTGACCCATTTGAAGTGGTCAGTGGTGCAGGAGTCCCTGATCCCCCTAAAGCCCCACAATTGGTGTGTAAGTCAGCCTATTCGGCGCTAGTCTCTTGGGAACCCCCTGTCAATAATGGTGCTACTGTCACAGAATATCGTCTGGAATGGCAGCAGAAAACAGATGTTACAGACTTTGCTATGGTATAGCTTGtcaatttgataattttttgtgTAAAGGCTACTGCAATAGTGAATTCTATATACATTCTGAAAATATCTTTTCTCAATTTAATTGAAATAGCAgtttgtatttcatttgatacatgcaatatttagtGTAGCTCATAATTGCCAACTGTGTTAAAACATCAAAGTGGGTTATTTCTTTGCTCGAAGTGGGTAATGTTGAATTATTACGCCAGGGAGatacaatatatagaaatagcCATAAAACCTCATGATTTGGAGTATATCACTTGGCAATGAACTATAAAACCTCATGATATGGCAGGTGCCCTACAGTAATcactgtccgtccatctgtctacCAGCACTTTCTTTGGCATGCGATAACTTAAGTTTCGTTGGGAATATTCTCACAAACTTTACACATAATACTTGGATTAGGCAGAGGACAACCCCTTtagattttcagatttattgtgGGGCCCTTTCTGACTTGTCAGTTTTGTAGTTTGGGTGTATCACTGCATTGAATTGTAAAACCTCGTGATTTGGGTATATCACTGTGCAGTGACTGTGAGGGAAGTTTGAGTTGACCTCTGCTATTTTGTACAGCCTTTTATGTTCTTtttcgtattttttttttctaaatccaTTTTCAAACAGTTTTACATTCACAGTGTTTATGCCAGTCAATAAATATTTTAGGTTATTTAACGTTAAAGATTTGGTCCAAAGTGAAAATAGCGAAAATTAAACCGCAGTGAATAAAACCcatatacaataaacatataaaaACAGGTTTCAATTTTAATTATGCAATGTCATCTTTTCTTTTGGCAGTTATACACTGGTTCTAGCCAGAGTTATGAAATCAAAGGCCTCACCCCTGCAACCTTGTACCTCTTTAGGGTTCAGGTATGTACAcattactgggttttttttaatttctgtttCTATTGTTTTGGTGTGTGATAAGTTACTGTTGCATGTTATGTCTATTCGAATTTTGAAGTGGTGAATACTTTTATTTCCCAGGCAATCAATAGTGCTGGCCAAGGCCCCTACAGCCCTGTAGGGACATGTGTAACCCCACCTTCTAGTCCTTCATCTGTCACTGTCATACGTCACACTTCCACAGCCACGTCCATCACATTATTCTGGAAGGAACCCAATTCCAATGGTAGTGACATCACTGCCTACAATCTAGAGATTGGGGACAAGCAGTTCACAATAGGAGCAGTCACAGAGTACACTATAGAAACCCTGGCACCGGAGACGGCCTACAAGTAAGGACCACAAAGCCTGGTTTTATCAAAGATTCTGTGCAGGTCAACAGATGCTCACAATTCAAGTCtgtatcacaaatttaaactttcaaaatcaGTATCATTTCCTTTGAAGTATCTTTACCATGATTTCCTATGAGGTATATTTACAATGATATACTTTCAGAACAGTATAAATCTGAGCAGGATTTTAATATATGAAATGAATCTGCTCAGGACTTCCGTACTTATAACAAGTCTGCTCGGGACTTCTCTTTAAAAAGGTTGAGATTACTTGTCTCTACTTTAATCATCAGTTCATTGTGTTTGTGGTTTGCTACAGGATAAGAATACAAGCTGTGAATACCATTGGTGTGGGTCCATTCAGCGCACCAGTCCGAGTGACAACCAGACCGCTCCCTCCAAATCCTTCCAAGCTGGAGTGTGTAACTCCAGCACCAAACAGTCTCAAACTGAAGTGGGGCGATCAACGGGGTCTGGATACAAATCACTACACGTTAGAGATGGAGAAGGAGGATGGAAAGTGAGTGTTATAGACTGAAAGTCATTCAGTGAGTGGTAGCCTGATGACCCAGTAAAAGAGGTGTATGGCTACCATAAATAAAGAATACACATACCTGGTAGGCTAGTAGACTTTATAGCCATGACTTTCATTTGTGTATTATTTAATGTTGTGTATTATTACCTGTAATTGGAAGCAATAAATTGTGTGTGCCAAGGAACAGTCCAGGGCTTGATTGGTGGGCTAATTAACATCAAAGCTGTATGTAGTGAAGCATTACTAATCAGTCTGACCACTGTCAGTTGTGTAAATTAGGAGGGGTTGTAAATAAGTTGGCTGAAATACACATTATCAATGTGTCTCAAAAGTGAAAGCCTAGAAGTGTGATTAGTGGTAGATACacgtttatttcattttcactaGTCAAGAATTCCGATTTTCCTAGctttactgtggaatcattaaaTTTCTGGGATTCTCATATCCTATGAATTTAAAACCAcaacaaaatacacaaaatatttaatgtttgTTTCAATGAACAGAAGATAACATtccaacaaaactgtaaaatctcaattCACAAAAATTCAGCCTCACAAATTTAAATGGATACCACAGTACACTGCCATCAATGGCTACCAATATAGAAAAAGGGAGTGGTATTATTTTTCTgataaactaaaaaaaacttcatGTAATTGCCCTCTGCATGATAACt
Coding sequences:
- the LOC125657829 gene encoding fibronectin type-III domain-containing protein 3a-like isoform X5, which gives rise to MEGRANKQREKVRRKFEERRSQGFYPQQPRPRINGKQKEPHGKPVPYEQYQYQGNGMNGDSMPPVDTGQAELAEERKVIQQVLSSTPDPVVSEIEARSALIQLALPEWDPNEFEIDPADFRFTLLLSDKGKEGKYKLVYSGDATEITLKDLKPATDYHLRVYTSLEDLKGNTTEPVKFTTSACEPDPPTPPKLSNKNKTSIALKWTSTCENGAKISTYTLEMDKGNGEFVEVYNGLQRQTRVSKLQASTKYTFRLAAINSIGKSEFSEPASFYTSGSVPSQPDPPMLSEPFTTSMIISWIKHPNEDTFQLQMEDESTGHGFIAVYNGPNLSYKVKNLMRNTEYKFRLAAFNDEGQSKWSETVVYRTKPDRPAPPPKPQIKGKIHAYNFRVVWEPPKDHGGAEITKYIVEIDDGRGYETLYEGSEREHVCDRLTPGQMYMVRVACCNVAGRSEFSEPCGATTQAVVPGQCQAPKVQGKPKATSLHLRWACPEYEGGAAVSEYAVQMVTPDNACREVYKGRDLDCIVAGLSPGRPYLFQVRAFNRVGGGGWSDPFEVVSGAGVPDPPKAPQLVCKSAYSALVSWEPPVNNGATVTEYRLEWQQKTDVTDFAMLYTGSSQSYEIKGLTPATLYLFRVQAINSAGQGPYSPVGTCVTPPSSPSSVTVIRHTSTATSITLFWKEPNSNGSDITAYNLEIGDKQFTIGAVTEYTIETLAPETAYKIRIQAVNTIGVGPFSAPVRVTTRPLPPNPSKLECVTPAPNSLKLKWGDQRGLDTNHYTLEMEKEDGNFQVIYEGSSHFFKVNKLQETMNYNFRIYASNDVGSGPYSEIYTFTTTKAPPPAVRAPRVSSVNQHSCSVDWQACKAVQGDSVVYVLQLQGDQEYQKIYRGEDTVFQVENLSPKTDYHLRVCAIRICEDGSEVVGAFSPVVSFTTQGHEPVSAQEMDVKQESKLVEPKQLTDQQWAMIILMGFVVFAVLVAFVAQQIIKYRSNQATR